A genomic region of Arachis hypogaea cultivar Tifrunner chromosome 5, arahy.Tifrunner.gnm2.J5K5, whole genome shotgun sequence contains the following coding sequences:
- the LOC112801224 gene encoding tyrosyl-DNA phosphodiesterase 1 isoform X2, whose translation MLLPASLMSLSHPKTEVGYLVPLNHNLEENPSVPKLPISHGTNLIGRANIPLPLPDKRLSRNHITLTASSDGSAHLLVEGTNPVVVNSGNKRRKLNSQEKAAISDGDILELIPGHHLFKYEVSGATKTDNTPSAGTGTTNKEASHSLSQDGNGTCSQEQGRNAAARKPGHSQSGEHSNAEAIRNFHIPSEKIPSTFRLLRVQQLPPWANTSCVATDDVIQGDILVAILSNYMVDLDWLVPACPALLKVPHVLVIHGESDGRVDYLKRSKPTNWILHKPPLPISFGTHHSKAMFLVYPHGIRVIVHTANLIYVDWNNKTQGLWMQDFPWKDQNSLSKGSVFENDLVEYLSMLKWPEFSVKLPSLGNFSICPSFFKKFDYSDAMVRLIASVPGYHSGAGMKKWGHMKLRSLLQECTFDDDFKKSPLIYQFSSLGSLDEKWMAELTSSMSAGLSEDKTPLGLGEPQIIWPTVEDVRCSLEGYAAGNAIPSPFKNVEKAFLKKYWAKWKADHTGRSRAMPHIKTFTRYSGQNLA comes from the exons ATGCTGTTGCCAGCTTCGTTGATGTCTCTTTCTCACCCTAAGACTGAGGTTGGATACTTGGTTCCCCTGAATCATAATTTGGAGGAAAACCCTTCAGTTCCCAAGTTACCCATCTCCCATGGCACTAACCTCATTGGCCGCGCCAacattcctcttcctcttcccgACAAGAGGCTTAGCCGTAACCACATCACTTTAACTGCTTCTTCCGACGGATCTGCTCATCTGCTTGTG GAGGGTACGAATCCAGTCGTTGTTAACTCCGGGAACAAAAGAAGGAAGCTCAATTCTCAGGAGAAAGCTGCCATTTCTGATGGTGATATACTTGAGCTCATTCCCGGACACCATCTTTTCAAATATGAAGTTTCGGGTGCCACCAAAACTGATAATACACCTTCAGCTGGCACTGGCACCACAAACAAGGAAGCTTCCCACAGCCTTTCGCAG GATGGGAACGGGACTTGCAGTCAGGAGCAAGGAAGAAATGCAGCGGCACGCAAGCCTGGTCATTCTCAATCCGGTGAACACAGTAATGCAGAGGCTATTCGCAATTTCCATATCCCTTCTGAAAAAATACCTTCCACTTTTCGACTTTTGCGTGTGCAGCAGCTACCACCTTGGGCAAATACTTCTTGTGTTGCAACAGATGATGTTATTCAG GGGGATATTCTAGTTGCCATCCTTTCCAACTACATGGTAGACCTTGACTGGTTGGTTCCGG CATGTCCTGCGCTTTTGAAAGTCCCCCATGTGTTAGTTATTCATGGCGAGAGTGATGGGAGGGTTGATTATTTGAAG AGAAGTAAACCTACCAACTGGATTCTGCACAAACCACCATTGCCAATTTCATTTGGGACACATCATTCAAAGGCCATGTTTCTTGTATATCCTCATGGGATAAGGGTGATTGTGCATACAGCGAACTTAATATATGTAGATTGGAATAATAAAACCCAAGGTTTGTGGATGCAAGATTTTCCATGGAAAGATCAAAACAGTCTAAGCAAGGGATCTGTATTTGAAAATGACCTGGTTGAATATCTCAGTATGCTGAAG TGGCCAGAATTCTCTGTTAAGCTTCCTTCCCTTGGAAACTTCAGTATATGTCCATCTTTCTTCAAGAAGTTTGATTATAGTGATGCAATG GTTAGGTTAATTGCATCTGTACCTGGATATCATTCTGGTGCTGGCATGAAAAAGTGGGGACATATGAAACTGCGTTCTTTGCTCCAAGAGTGTACTTTTGACGATGATTTTAAAAAATCTCCACTCATTTATCAG TTCTCCTCCCTTGGTTCTCTAGATGAGAAATGGATGGCTGAGTTGACATCATCAATGTCTGCTGGTTTATCAGAAGATAAAACACCTCTTGGTCTTGGGGAGCCTCAAATAATCTGGCCTACTGTAGAAGATGTCAGATGTTCTTTAGAG GGCTATGCTGCTGGAAATGCAATTCCAAGTCCTTTTAAAAATGTGGAGAAAGCATTTCTCAAAAAGTATTGGGCAAAATGGAAAGCAGACCATACTGGCCGAAG